A window from Cryptomeria japonica chromosome 1, Sugi_1.0, whole genome shotgun sequence encodes these proteins:
- the LOC131056718 gene encoding probable LRR receptor-like serine/threonine-protein kinase At4g36180, with translation MASPGNEMRNAIRVWLTMALIWSSALCELRPCGNQDLEALLSFKKLLMGSHVILPSWGGSPNCCEWSGVSCNGNTGFIEAITLNFSDSSDSVASSTRSLAQLARIGSLRALQVHGKLFHGFLPPELCQLRNLSHLTISSAGVSGPIPSKIHQLRHLDYLDLTANNLSGIIPSALTNLKSLRYLYLEDNSLSGQFPASISNLVSLEELSIARNLISGVLPSSMGNITSLKQLDVSENQLTGSIPQELGNLSSLENLFLYRNSLGGPIPWSLGRLSLLKTLSLSENFLTGLTPASLGNLSNVQYIYLGFNELSGSIPSTLGKLHNLVSLNMSSNYLNGSIPTTFGGLENLILLDLSDNQLSGGVPDALGNASSLMLLFLYQNQLTDGGSETFIPKFQLIHLLLAANTLSGPLPPWISTQYNLILLEVSENQFSGTLPSWIPSLDSLEFINLAQNMFSGVIPPEWFSLQSLKFLDISQNLFVGSIPAEVGNCTNLNFLNISTNFVTGEIPRSITSLSSLQLLDLSNNQLMGILPPDLANCTSLNLFNAGYNRLSGAIPTNLRILKDLNYWMLPNNKFTGNIFSALQGLSRLSVLDLGGNLLSGTFPHIVLDFLGLRVLILRRNELWGTVPVRISQLSKLEVLDLSGNRFHGVIPAQVGKIRGMQHSSGLYLPPYKRYFFHNIDVYFNYKGKFREVKVLGYKLLDLSDNRFTGELPSSIGSLHGLFSVNISWNNISGHIPESFGNLGFLETLDISHNQLSGTIPSSLSSVSTLAKIDCSYNKLCGRIPSGTQFSTFDAEAFGNNSCLCGSPLPTTCLNLSSSGFAPPPASHDEDDEEDEWKFLAGMGIGYVMGVALVLMAMYLSKRISSLILGSPVKMPSYGLYRCPR, from the coding sequence ATGGCAAGTCCTGGGAACGAGATGAGAAATGCCATTAGGGTATGGTTAACAATGGCACTAATATGGAGCAGCGCCTTATGTGAATTGAGGCCCTGCGGTAACCAAGATTTAGAAGCTCTGCTGAGCTTCAAAAAACTGTTGATGGGTAGTCATGTAATCTTGCCTTCGTGGGGTGGATCTCCTAATTGCTGCGAGTGGAGTGGAGTTTCTTGCAATGGCAATACCGGGTTTATAGAGGCAATCACCCTGAATTTCTCAGATAGTAGTGATTCAGTAGCTTCTTCCACAAGAAGCCTCGCTCAATTGGCTCGTATTGGGAGTTTGCGTGCTCTTCAAGTTCATGGAAAACTCTTCCATGGCTTTTTGCCTCCGGAGCTATGCCAGTTGAGGAACCTCTCACATCTCACAATATCATCAGCTGGAGTGTCTGGACCTATACCCAGCAAGATTCATCAGCTGCGTCATCTGGATTACTTAGATCTCACCGCAAATAACTTATCAGGAATCATTCCTTCTGCTCTCACAAATCTTAAAAGCCTGAGATACTTGTACCTTGAAGACAACAGCCTGAGCGGCCAATTTCCAGCAAGCATATCCAACCTTGTTAGCCTCGAAGAACTTAGCATTGCAAGGAATCTCATAAGCGGGGTTCTGCCTTCATCAATGGGGAATATTACCTCTTTGAAGCAGCTGGATGTTTCTGAAAATCAACTCACAGGCTCCATTCCTCAAGAGCTCGGCAATTTATCCAGCTTGGAAAATCTGTTTCTCTACCGAAATTCTCTGGGTGGACCCATTCCGTGGTCACTCGGTAGGCTTTCGCTTCTCAAGACCTTAAGTCTTTCAGAGAATTTTCTAACCGGCTTAACACCGGCGTCCTTAGGCAATCTTTCGAATGTACAGTATATATATCTGGGGTTCAATGAATTGAGCGGCTCCATTCCATCTACTTTAGGAAAGCTCCACAATCTTGTCTCGTTAAATATGTCTTCCAATTATCTGAATGGATCGATCCCCACTACCTTTGGCGGTCTAGAAAATTTGATTCTGCTTGATCTTTCTGATAACCAGCTATCCGGCGGAGTTCCTGATGCTCTGGGAAACGCCTCGTCACTGATGTTGTTGTTTCTTTATCAGAATCAATTGACAGACGGCGGAAGTGAAACATTTATACCCAAATTTcagttgattcatttgttattggCTGCCAATACTCTAAGTGGACCCTTACCGCCATGGATATCCACCCAGTACAACCTCATTCTTCTAGAGGTAAGTGAGAACCAGTTTTCAGGTACCCTTCCGTCTTGGATTCCATCGTTAGACAGCCTTGAATTTATAAACCTGGCACAAAATATGTTTAGTGGAGTCATCCCGCCAGAATGGTTTAGCTTACAGTCCTTAAAATTCTTGGATATCTCGCAGAATTTGTTTGTGGGATCAATCCCAGCAGAGGTAGGGAACTGCACTAATCTTAATTTCCTCAATATTTCCACAAACTTTGTGACCGGTGAGATACCTAGGTCAATAACGAGTCTATCAAGCCTGCAACTGCTAGACCTCTCCAACAACCAGCTGATGGGCATTCTTCCACCGGATTTAGCTAACTGCACatctctgaatcttttcaatgcAGGCTACAATCGTCTCTCTGGAGCTATTCCCACAAATTTGAGGATTCTAAAAGATCTCAATTACTGGATGCTTCCAAACAATAAATTCACAGGTAATATTTTTTCAGCATTGCAGGGCCTGTCTCGACTGTCTGTTCTGGACTTGGGTGGAAATTTGCTTTCGGGAACTTTTCCACATATTGTTCTGGATTTCTTGGGCCTAAGAGTTTTGATTCTTCGACGAAACGAGCTTTGGGGAACAGTTCCTGTGAGAATATCCCAGTTATCTAAGCTGGAAGTCCTGGATCTGTCGGGGAATAGATTTCATGGAGTTATACCTGCACAAGTTGGAAAAATCAGAGGCATGCAGCATTCTTCTGGGTTATATCTGCCACCCTACAAACGATACTTCTTCCACAATATCGACGTTTACTTCAATTACAAGGGCAAGTTCAGGGAGGTGAAAGTACTGGGATACAAACTGTTGGACCTTTCGGACAACAGATTTACAGGAGAGCTTCCATCGTCAATAGGGTCACTTCATGGGCTTTTCTCCGTGAACATATCATGGAACAACATCAgcggccacattccagagagctttGGGAATCTGGGTTTTCTGGAAACTCTGGATATATCTCACAACCAGCTTTCAGGGACGATCCCCTCTAGCCTGAGTTCGGTCTCAACATTGGCTAAGATTGATTGTTCATATAACAAGTTGTGTGGGAGAATTCCAAGTGGCACTCAGTTCTCTACGTTTGATGCAGAAGCCTTTGGGAACAACAGTTGTCTTTGCGGATCACCGTTACCCACGACATGCCTCAACCTTTCATCATCTGGTTTTGCTCCTCCGCCTGCCTctcatgatgaagatgatgaagaggatgagtGGAAATTTCTTGCGGGTATGGGTATAGGTTATGTGATGGGAGTTGCCTTGGTCTTAATGGCGATGTATCTGAGCAAAAGAATAAGCAGTCTCATTCTTGGCAGTCCAGTTAAAATGCCATCTTATGGTCTATATAGATGTCCACGTTGA